A genomic region of Arachis hypogaea cultivar Tifrunner chromosome 5, arahy.Tifrunner.gnm2.J5K5, whole genome shotgun sequence contains the following coding sequences:
- the LOC112800275 gene encoding protein DETOXIFICATION 45, chloroplastic-like isoform X4, with the protein MATQIGGSLVCGVAIEGVVKRTKLNNEVGKCNFHFRTATERRAWNSIGILHKKVVSFDNFVRHCGLVANEPISDVGLSHFDVHNDDDDDSALSENGILINKKNFVFDGVNLENKPKVPSVQTELIMLSIPAIAGQAIEPLAQLMETAYIGRLGVLELASAGVSMSIFNIVSKVFNIPLLSVATSFVAEEIAAKPINNEGPHDQAKRMFLPSVSTALVLAAGIGMIEALAMFFGSRLFLIMVGISSDSPMRILSERFLSLRAIGAPAVVISLAVQGIFRGFKDTRTPVQCLGFGNLAAVFLFPVLIYNFNMGVAGAALSTVISQYIVATLMIWSLSKRTKLSIPNIRSLPFGGYLRSGGFLLGRTLASVMTITLSTTMAARLGPLATAAHQICLQVWLSVSLLVDAQGAAGQALVASFLAKGDYNTVKEVTYFALKIGVLTGVMLAIILGTSFGSLATLFTQDIEVLGIVKSGLLFVSASQPLTALAYIFDGLHYGVSDFSFAACSMMLVGAISSTFLLLAPSVIGIQGIWYGLALFMGLRTIAGIMRLLSKDGPWWFLQLDNHELK; encoded by the exons ATGGCTACTCAAATTGGTGGTTCACTTGTTTGTGGAGTTGCTATTGAAGGGGTTGTGAAAAGAACAAAACTCAACAATGAGGTTGGGAAGTGTAATTTCCATTTTAGAACAGCAACAGAAAGAAGGGCTTGGAATTCCATCGGGATTCTTCACAAGAAAGTGGTTTCTTTTGACAATTTTGTGAGGCACTGTGGTTTGGTTGCTAATGAACCCATTTCTGATGTTGGGTTGAGTCACTTTGATGtgcataatgatgatgatgatgatagtgcATTATCAGAAAATGGCATCTTGATCAACAAGAAGAATTT TGTGTTTGATGGGGTAAATTTAGAAAACAAACCTAAAGTTCCAAGTGTACAAACTGAGCTTATAATGCTTTCTATACCTGCAATTGCTGGACAAGCAATTGAGCCCTTAGCGCAATTGATGGAGACTGCTTACATTGGCAGATTGG GAGTATTGGAGTTGGCATCTGCTGGTGTTTCCATGTCAATTTTTAACATAGTATCAAAGGTTTTCAACATTCCTCTCCTTAGTGTGGCAACTTCTTTTGTAGCAGAAGAAATTGCAGCCAAACCAATCAATAATGAAGGTCCCCATGATCAAGCTAAAAGAATGTTTCTACCATCTGTTTCTACTGCCTTAGTCTTAGCAGCAGGAATTGGTATGATTGAGGCTTTGGCTATGTTCTTTGGATCTAGATTGTTCCTCATCATGGTTGGAATATCCTCA GACTCACCAATGCGGATTCTATCAGAGCGATTTTTGTCGCTTAGAGCCATCGGTGCTCCGGCCGTTGTCATTTCTCTGGCCGTGCAAGGAATATTTAGGGGATTTAAAGACACTAGGACCCCTGTACAATGTTTAG GTTTTGGCAATTTGGCTGCAGTGTTTTTGTTTCCTGtacttatttataattttaacatggGTGTGGCTGGAGCTGCCTTGTCCACTGTCATATCTCA GTACATTGTGGCCACTTTGATGATATGGAGTCTCAGTAAAAGGACTAAACTGTCAATCCCAAATATTAGAAGCCTACCTTTTGGTGGATACTTGAGATCTG GTGGTTTTCTTCTTGGAAGAACTTTAGCTTCTGTAATGACAATAACTTTGAGCACAACAATGGCTGCACGTCTCGGACCCTTAGCCACGGCAGCACATCAGATATGTTTGCAAGTATGGTTATCTGTATCACTTCTTGTAGATGcacagggagcagctggtcag GCTCTTGTTGCAAGTTTCTTGGCTAAGGGTGACTACAATACTGTAAAAGAAGTAACTTACTTCGCTTTAAAG ATTGGAGTACTCACTGGAGTCATGTTAGCTATAATTTTGGGTACCTCTTTTGGTTCTCTAGCAACCCTTTTCACTCAAGACATTGAAGTCTTAGGTATTGTTAAATCTGGTCTACTG TTTGTCAGTGCTAGCCAACCTTTAACTGCTTTGGCTTATATCTTTGATGGACTGCATTATGGAGTTTCAGACTTCTCCTTTGCTGCTTGTTCTATG ATGTTAGTGGGTGCAATCTCTTCTACATTCTTGCTTTTAGCTCCTTCAGTCATTGGTATACAAGGAATCTGGTATGGTTTAGCTCTTTTCATGGGCCTCCGGACAATTGCCGGAATTATGAG ATTATTATCAAAAGATGGACCGTGGTGGTTCTTGCAACTAGACAACCACGAATTGAAG TAA
- the LOC112800275 gene encoding protein DETOXIFICATION 45, chloroplastic-like isoform X3 — MATQIGGSLVCGVAIEGVVKRTKLNNEVGKCNFHFRTATERRAWNSIGILHKKVVSFDNFVRHCGLVANEPISDVGLSHFDVHNDDDDDSALSENGILINKKNFVFDGVNLENKPKVPSVQTELIMLSIPAIAGQAIEPLAQLMETAYIGRLGVLELASAGVSMSIFNIVSKVFNIPLLSVATSFVAEEIAAKPINNEGPHDQAKRMFLPSVSTALVLAAGIGMIEALAMFFGSRLFLIMVGISSDSPMRILSERFLSLRAIGAPAVVISLAVQGIFRGFKDTRTPVQCLGFGNLAAVFLFPVLIYNFNMGVAGAALSTVISQYIVATLMIWSLSKRTKLSIPNIRSLPFGGYLRSGGFLLGRTLASVMTITLSTTMAARLGPLATAAHQICLQVWLSVSLLVDAQGAAGQALVASFLAKGDYNTVKEVTYFALKIGVLTGVMLAIILGTSFGSLATLFTQDIEVLGIVKSGLLFVSASQPLTALAYIFDGLHYGVSDFSFAACSMMLVGAISSTFLLLAPSVIGIQGIWYGLALFMGLRTIAGIMRLLSKDGPWWFLQLDNHELKLV, encoded by the exons ATGGCTACTCAAATTGGTGGTTCACTTGTTTGTGGAGTTGCTATTGAAGGGGTTGTGAAAAGAACAAAACTCAACAATGAGGTTGGGAAGTGTAATTTCCATTTTAGAACAGCAACAGAAAGAAGGGCTTGGAATTCCATCGGGATTCTTCACAAGAAAGTGGTTTCTTTTGACAATTTTGTGAGGCACTGTGGTTTGGTTGCTAATGAACCCATTTCTGATGTTGGGTTGAGTCACTTTGATGtgcataatgatgatgatgatgatagtgcATTATCAGAAAATGGCATCTTGATCAACAAGAAGAATTT TGTGTTTGATGGGGTAAATTTAGAAAACAAACCTAAAGTTCCAAGTGTACAAACTGAGCTTATAATGCTTTCTATACCTGCAATTGCTGGACAAGCAATTGAGCCCTTAGCGCAATTGATGGAGACTGCTTACATTGGCAGATTGG GAGTATTGGAGTTGGCATCTGCTGGTGTTTCCATGTCAATTTTTAACATAGTATCAAAGGTTTTCAACATTCCTCTCCTTAGTGTGGCAACTTCTTTTGTAGCAGAAGAAATTGCAGCCAAACCAATCAATAATGAAGGTCCCCATGATCAAGCTAAAAGAATGTTTCTACCATCTGTTTCTACTGCCTTAGTCTTAGCAGCAGGAATTGGTATGATTGAGGCTTTGGCTATGTTCTTTGGATCTAGATTGTTCCTCATCATGGTTGGAATATCCTCA GACTCACCAATGCGGATTCTATCAGAGCGATTTTTGTCGCTTAGAGCCATCGGTGCTCCGGCCGTTGTCATTTCTCTGGCCGTGCAAGGAATATTTAGGGGATTTAAAGACACTAGGACCCCTGTACAATGTTTAG GTTTTGGCAATTTGGCTGCAGTGTTTTTGTTTCCTGtacttatttataattttaacatggGTGTGGCTGGAGCTGCCTTGTCCACTGTCATATCTCA GTACATTGTGGCCACTTTGATGATATGGAGTCTCAGTAAAAGGACTAAACTGTCAATCCCAAATATTAGAAGCCTACCTTTTGGTGGATACTTGAGATCTG GTGGTTTTCTTCTTGGAAGAACTTTAGCTTCTGTAATGACAATAACTTTGAGCACAACAATGGCTGCACGTCTCGGACCCTTAGCCACGGCAGCACATCAGATATGTTTGCAAGTATGGTTATCTGTATCACTTCTTGTAGATGcacagggagcagctggtcag GCTCTTGTTGCAAGTTTCTTGGCTAAGGGTGACTACAATACTGTAAAAGAAGTAACTTACTTCGCTTTAAAG ATTGGAGTACTCACTGGAGTCATGTTAGCTATAATTTTGGGTACCTCTTTTGGTTCTCTAGCAACCCTTTTCACTCAAGACATTGAAGTCTTAGGTATTGTTAAATCTGGTCTACTG TTTGTCAGTGCTAGCCAACCTTTAACTGCTTTGGCTTATATCTTTGATGGACTGCATTATGGAGTTTCAGACTTCTCCTTTGCTGCTTGTTCTATG ATGTTAGTGGGTGCAATCTCTTCTACATTCTTGCTTTTAGCTCCTTCAGTCATTGGTATACAAGGAATCTGGTATGGTTTAGCTCTTTTCATGGGCCTCCGGACAATTGCCGGAATTATGAG ATTATTATCAAAAGATGGACCGTGGTGGTTCTTGCAACTAGACAACCACGAATTGAAG TTGGTGTAG
- the LOC112800275 gene encoding protein DETOXIFICATION 45, chloroplastic-like isoform X2: MATQIGGSLVCGVAIEGVVKRTKLNNEVGKCNFHFRTATERRAWNSIGILHKKVVSFDNFVRHCGLVANEPISDVGLSHFDVHNDDDDDSALSENGILINKKNFVFDGVNLENKPKVPSVQTELIMLSIPAIAGQAIEPLAQLMETAYIGRLGVLELASAGVSMSIFNIVSKVFNIPLLSVATSFVAEEIAAKPINNEGPHDQAKRMFLPSVSTALVLAAGIGMIEALAMFFGSRLFLIMVGISSDSPMRILSERFLSLRAIGAPAVVISLAVQGIFRGFKDTRTPVQCLGFGNLAAVFLFPVLIYNFNMGVAGAALSTVISQYIVATLMIWSLSKRTKLSIPNIRSLPFGGYLRSGGFLLGRTLASVMTITLSTTMAARLGPLATAAHQICLQVWLSVSLLVDAQGAAGQALVASFLAKGDYNTVKEVTYFALKIGVLTGVMLAIILGTSFGSLATLFTQDIEVLGIVKSGLLFVSASQPLTALAYIFDGLHYGVSDFSFAACSMMLVGAISSTFLLLAPSVIGIQGIWYGLALFMGLRTIAGIMRLLSKDGPWWFLQLDNHELKDSEEQSDM; this comes from the exons ATGGCTACTCAAATTGGTGGTTCACTTGTTTGTGGAGTTGCTATTGAAGGGGTTGTGAAAAGAACAAAACTCAACAATGAGGTTGGGAAGTGTAATTTCCATTTTAGAACAGCAACAGAAAGAAGGGCTTGGAATTCCATCGGGATTCTTCACAAGAAAGTGGTTTCTTTTGACAATTTTGTGAGGCACTGTGGTTTGGTTGCTAATGAACCCATTTCTGATGTTGGGTTGAGTCACTTTGATGtgcataatgatgatgatgatgatagtgcATTATCAGAAAATGGCATCTTGATCAACAAGAAGAATTT TGTGTTTGATGGGGTAAATTTAGAAAACAAACCTAAAGTTCCAAGTGTACAAACTGAGCTTATAATGCTTTCTATACCTGCAATTGCTGGACAAGCAATTGAGCCCTTAGCGCAATTGATGGAGACTGCTTACATTGGCAGATTGG GAGTATTGGAGTTGGCATCTGCTGGTGTTTCCATGTCAATTTTTAACATAGTATCAAAGGTTTTCAACATTCCTCTCCTTAGTGTGGCAACTTCTTTTGTAGCAGAAGAAATTGCAGCCAAACCAATCAATAATGAAGGTCCCCATGATCAAGCTAAAAGAATGTTTCTACCATCTGTTTCTACTGCCTTAGTCTTAGCAGCAGGAATTGGTATGATTGAGGCTTTGGCTATGTTCTTTGGATCTAGATTGTTCCTCATCATGGTTGGAATATCCTCA GACTCACCAATGCGGATTCTATCAGAGCGATTTTTGTCGCTTAGAGCCATCGGTGCTCCGGCCGTTGTCATTTCTCTGGCCGTGCAAGGAATATTTAGGGGATTTAAAGACACTAGGACCCCTGTACAATGTTTAG GTTTTGGCAATTTGGCTGCAGTGTTTTTGTTTCCTGtacttatttataattttaacatggGTGTGGCTGGAGCTGCCTTGTCCACTGTCATATCTCA GTACATTGTGGCCACTTTGATGATATGGAGTCTCAGTAAAAGGACTAAACTGTCAATCCCAAATATTAGAAGCCTACCTTTTGGTGGATACTTGAGATCTG GTGGTTTTCTTCTTGGAAGAACTTTAGCTTCTGTAATGACAATAACTTTGAGCACAACAATGGCTGCACGTCTCGGACCCTTAGCCACGGCAGCACATCAGATATGTTTGCAAGTATGGTTATCTGTATCACTTCTTGTAGATGcacagggagcagctggtcag GCTCTTGTTGCAAGTTTCTTGGCTAAGGGTGACTACAATACTGTAAAAGAAGTAACTTACTTCGCTTTAAAG ATTGGAGTACTCACTGGAGTCATGTTAGCTATAATTTTGGGTACCTCTTTTGGTTCTCTAGCAACCCTTTTCACTCAAGACATTGAAGTCTTAGGTATTGTTAAATCTGGTCTACTG TTTGTCAGTGCTAGCCAACCTTTAACTGCTTTGGCTTATATCTTTGATGGACTGCATTATGGAGTTTCAGACTTCTCCTTTGCTGCTTGTTCTATG ATGTTAGTGGGTGCAATCTCTTCTACATTCTTGCTTTTAGCTCCTTCAGTCATTGGTATACAAGGAATCTGGTATGGTTTAGCTCTTTTCATGGGCCTCCGGACAATTGCCGGAATTATGAG ATTATTATCAAAAGATGGACCGTGGTGGTTCTTGCAACTAGACAACCACGAATTGAAG GATTCAGAAGAACAATCGGACATGTGA
- the LOC112800275 gene encoding protein DETOXIFICATION 45, chloroplastic-like isoform X1 encodes MATQIGGSLVCGVAIEGVVKRTKLNNEVGKCNFHFRTATERRAWNSIGILHKKVVSFDNFVRHCGLVANEPISDVGLSHFDVHNDDDDDSALSENGILINKKNFVFDGVNLENKPKVPSVQTELIMLSIPAIAGQAIEPLAQLMETAYIGRLGVLELASAGVSMSIFNIVSKVFNIPLLSVATSFVAEEIAAKPINNEGPHDQAKRMFLPSVSTALVLAAGIGMIEALAMFFGSRLFLIMVGISSDSPMRILSERFLSLRAIGAPAVVISLAVQGIFRGFKDTRTPVQCLGFGNLAAVFLFPVLIYNFNMGVAGAALSTVISQYIVATLMIWSLSKRTKLSIPNIRSLPFGGYLRSGGFLLGRTLASVMTITLSTTMAARLGPLATAAHQICLQVWLSVSLLVDAQGAAGQALVASFLAKGDYNTVKEVTYFALKIGVLTGVMLAIILGTSFGSLATLFTQDIEVLGIVKSGLLFVSASQPLTALAYIFDGLHYGVSDFSFAACSMMLVGAISSTFLLLAPSVIGIQGIWYGLALFMGLRTIAGIMRLLSKDGPWWFLQLDNHELKEKRIKKVNG; translated from the exons ATGGCTACTCAAATTGGTGGTTCACTTGTTTGTGGAGTTGCTATTGAAGGGGTTGTGAAAAGAACAAAACTCAACAATGAGGTTGGGAAGTGTAATTTCCATTTTAGAACAGCAACAGAAAGAAGGGCTTGGAATTCCATCGGGATTCTTCACAAGAAAGTGGTTTCTTTTGACAATTTTGTGAGGCACTGTGGTTTGGTTGCTAATGAACCCATTTCTGATGTTGGGTTGAGTCACTTTGATGtgcataatgatgatgatgatgatagtgcATTATCAGAAAATGGCATCTTGATCAACAAGAAGAATTT TGTGTTTGATGGGGTAAATTTAGAAAACAAACCTAAAGTTCCAAGTGTACAAACTGAGCTTATAATGCTTTCTATACCTGCAATTGCTGGACAAGCAATTGAGCCCTTAGCGCAATTGATGGAGACTGCTTACATTGGCAGATTGG GAGTATTGGAGTTGGCATCTGCTGGTGTTTCCATGTCAATTTTTAACATAGTATCAAAGGTTTTCAACATTCCTCTCCTTAGTGTGGCAACTTCTTTTGTAGCAGAAGAAATTGCAGCCAAACCAATCAATAATGAAGGTCCCCATGATCAAGCTAAAAGAATGTTTCTACCATCTGTTTCTACTGCCTTAGTCTTAGCAGCAGGAATTGGTATGATTGAGGCTTTGGCTATGTTCTTTGGATCTAGATTGTTCCTCATCATGGTTGGAATATCCTCA GACTCACCAATGCGGATTCTATCAGAGCGATTTTTGTCGCTTAGAGCCATCGGTGCTCCGGCCGTTGTCATTTCTCTGGCCGTGCAAGGAATATTTAGGGGATTTAAAGACACTAGGACCCCTGTACAATGTTTAG GTTTTGGCAATTTGGCTGCAGTGTTTTTGTTTCCTGtacttatttataattttaacatggGTGTGGCTGGAGCTGCCTTGTCCACTGTCATATCTCA GTACATTGTGGCCACTTTGATGATATGGAGTCTCAGTAAAAGGACTAAACTGTCAATCCCAAATATTAGAAGCCTACCTTTTGGTGGATACTTGAGATCTG GTGGTTTTCTTCTTGGAAGAACTTTAGCTTCTGTAATGACAATAACTTTGAGCACAACAATGGCTGCACGTCTCGGACCCTTAGCCACGGCAGCACATCAGATATGTTTGCAAGTATGGTTATCTGTATCACTTCTTGTAGATGcacagggagcagctggtcag GCTCTTGTTGCAAGTTTCTTGGCTAAGGGTGACTACAATACTGTAAAAGAAGTAACTTACTTCGCTTTAAAG ATTGGAGTACTCACTGGAGTCATGTTAGCTATAATTTTGGGTACCTCTTTTGGTTCTCTAGCAACCCTTTTCACTCAAGACATTGAAGTCTTAGGTATTGTTAAATCTGGTCTACTG TTTGTCAGTGCTAGCCAACCTTTAACTGCTTTGGCTTATATCTTTGATGGACTGCATTATGGAGTTTCAGACTTCTCCTTTGCTGCTTGTTCTATG ATGTTAGTGGGTGCAATCTCTTCTACATTCTTGCTTTTAGCTCCTTCAGTCATTGGTATACAAGGAATCTGGTATGGTTTAGCTCTTTTCATGGGCCTCCGGACAATTGCCGGAATTATGAG ATTATTATCAAAAGATGGACCGTGGTGGTTCTTGCAACTAGACAACCACGAATTGAAG GAGAAGAGGATAAAAAAAGTAAATGGCTAG
- the LOC112800275 gene encoding protein DETOXIFICATION 45, chloroplastic-like isoform X5, giving the protein MATQIGGSLVCGVAIEGVVKRTKLNNEVGKCNFHFRTATERRAWNSIGILHKKVVSFDNFVRHCGLVANEPISDVGLSHFDVHNDDDDDSALSENGILINKKNFVFDGVNLENKPKVPSVQTELIMLSIPAIAGQAIEPLAQLMETAYIGRLGVLELASAGVSMSIFNIVSKVFNIPLLSVATSFVAEEIAAKPINNEGPHDQAKRMFLPSVSTALVLAAGIGMIEALAMFFGSRLFLIMVGISSDSPMRILSERFLSLRAIGAPAVVISLAVQGIFRGFKDTRTPVQCLGFGNLAAVFLFPVLIYNFNMGVAGAALSTVISQYIVATLMIWSLSKRTKLSIPNIRSLPFGGYLRSGGFLLGRTLASVMTITLSTTMAARLGPLATAAHQICLQVWLSVSLLVDAQGAAGQALVASFLAKGDYNTVKEVTYFALKIGVLTGVMLAIILGTSFGSLATLFTQDIEVLGIVKSGLLFVSASQPLTALAYIFDGLHYGVSDFSFAACSMMLVGAISSTFLLLAPSVIGIQGIWYGLALFMGLRTIAGIMRLLSKDGPWWFLQLDNHELK; this is encoded by the exons ATGGCTACTCAAATTGGTGGTTCACTTGTTTGTGGAGTTGCTATTGAAGGGGTTGTGAAAAGAACAAAACTCAACAATGAGGTTGGGAAGTGTAATTTCCATTTTAGAACAGCAACAGAAAGAAGGGCTTGGAATTCCATCGGGATTCTTCACAAGAAAGTGGTTTCTTTTGACAATTTTGTGAGGCACTGTGGTTTGGTTGCTAATGAACCCATTTCTGATGTTGGGTTGAGTCACTTTGATGtgcataatgatgatgatgatgatagtgcATTATCAGAAAATGGCATCTTGATCAACAAGAAGAATTT TGTGTTTGATGGGGTAAATTTAGAAAACAAACCTAAAGTTCCAAGTGTACAAACTGAGCTTATAATGCTTTCTATACCTGCAATTGCTGGACAAGCAATTGAGCCCTTAGCGCAATTGATGGAGACTGCTTACATTGGCAGATTGG GAGTATTGGAGTTGGCATCTGCTGGTGTTTCCATGTCAATTTTTAACATAGTATCAAAGGTTTTCAACATTCCTCTCCTTAGTGTGGCAACTTCTTTTGTAGCAGAAGAAATTGCAGCCAAACCAATCAATAATGAAGGTCCCCATGATCAAGCTAAAAGAATGTTTCTACCATCTGTTTCTACTGCCTTAGTCTTAGCAGCAGGAATTGGTATGATTGAGGCTTTGGCTATGTTCTTTGGATCTAGATTGTTCCTCATCATGGTTGGAATATCCTCA GACTCACCAATGCGGATTCTATCAGAGCGATTTTTGTCGCTTAGAGCCATCGGTGCTCCGGCCGTTGTCATTTCTCTGGCCGTGCAAGGAATATTTAGGGGATTTAAAGACACTAGGACCCCTGTACAATGTTTAG GTTTTGGCAATTTGGCTGCAGTGTTTTTGTTTCCTGtacttatttataattttaacatggGTGTGGCTGGAGCTGCCTTGTCCACTGTCATATCTCA GTACATTGTGGCCACTTTGATGATATGGAGTCTCAGTAAAAGGACTAAACTGTCAATCCCAAATATTAGAAGCCTACCTTTTGGTGGATACTTGAGATCTG GTGGTTTTCTTCTTGGAAGAACTTTAGCTTCTGTAATGACAATAACTTTGAGCACAACAATGGCTGCACGTCTCGGACCCTTAGCCACGGCAGCACATCAGATATGTTTGCAAGTATGGTTATCTGTATCACTTCTTGTAGATGcacagggagcagctggtcag GCTCTTGTTGCAAGTTTCTTGGCTAAGGGTGACTACAATACTGTAAAAGAAGTAACTTACTTCGCTTTAAAG ATTGGAGTACTCACTGGAGTCATGTTAGCTATAATTTTGGGTACCTCTTTTGGTTCTCTAGCAACCCTTTTCACTCAAGACATTGAAGTCTTAGGTATTGTTAAATCTGGTCTACTG TTTGTCAGTGCTAGCCAACCTTTAACTGCTTTGGCTTATATCTTTGATGGACTGCATTATGGAGTTTCAGACTTCTCCTTTGCTGCTTGTTCTATG ATGTTAGTGGGTGCAATCTCTTCTACATTCTTGCTTTTAGCTCCTTCAGTCATTGGTATACAAGGAATCTGGTATGGTTTAGCTCTTTTCATGGGCCTCCGGACAATTGCCGGAATTATGAG ATTATTATCAAAAGATGGACCGTGGTGGTTCTTGCAACTAGACAACCACGAATTGAAG TAG